The DNA region CGCACGACTTTCCCACCGTGGTAAAGGAGTTGCTGCTGGGCTCGTCCTTTGGTCCCTACTACTACGTGTTCGTCCACTTCTGGTTGGTTCTCTTCGTGGCGCTCTTCGCCATTCTGCCGCGCCGGGTGCTATGGGGACTGACCGCGGTGATGCTGTTGGCCCAGATTGTGGTCCAGGGTCGCCTGGCACTGCGCTTCCCACTCTTCTGGCAATTGCGAGGACCGCTGTTCTGGTGGGCCTACTTCCTGATCGGCTTCATGCTGCGTTTGTACTACGAACCCGTGCGAAGACTGCTGACAAAACACCATGGCGTGTTCTGCGCGTTGGCGGCCGCAATAGCGATGGTCTGCGTCGCAGTGGCTTTCAATCAGCCTTATTCACAACTCGGCCGCACGGCCACGTGGCTCTATAACTACGCGATCATCGCACTCCTCTTCGGCGCGACCTGCGGCCGCGGAGAGCCCCGCTGGAGCGTAAGGCTGTTGGCAGACGCGAGTTTCGCCATCTACTTGCTGCACATCTTCTTCGTTTACGCCGCCGCGGGCTTGTTCCAACCGGCGAAGGACGAATTCGACCTCGTCGTGATCGGCGGATATTGGTGCGCAGGGTTGTTTGGCTCGCTCAGCGTAGTGGGCCTGGTCCGCACAGCATTGGGTCCGCGCTCCCGGGACGTGATCGGCGCCTGAGCCAACCGCTACGCCCAGATAATTGTCATCCGACGCATAGCTATTCGATGTATCCGAGCGCGCGCAGGTTCTGTTGCGTTGCGTCGTCGAGTGAGCTCTCACTTACGCTGTCTTCCGGCTTCGGTTGCCGTGCGTCATGCTCGCGTCGCATCCAGCGTCGCATCTGGTCGAGCGTACCGACGACCACCGGGTGCTCTGCCGCAATGTCCGCTCGCTCGCCCGGATCGTCTGCCAGATCAAACAAGCTCAGTCGCGCGGGCGCGGCTCCAGCGGGAGTGTGGATGAGCTTCCAGTCCTGGTAGACGAGGGAAGTTGCGAGGGGAGTTCTCTTGCCAAGGCGTGAATCTGCTTGGGCCGCGCTGAAGTGGTCCCGGCTATGCGCGCCCCAAGATCCGTTTGTGTCCCGTGTCGCGTACGAAGGGTCGGCGAGCACGTAGGGGAGGACCGTTGAGCCCTGGGCCTGTGGCGGCGGGTCGATGCCCAGCACGTCGAGGATGGTAGGCGCGACATCGGCGAGATCGATTGGAACTTCTGTCGCGAGACCCTCGGGCAGTACCCCCTTCAAGCGCATGATCAGCGGAA from Myxococcales bacterium includes:
- a CDS encoding acyltransferase, with the protein product MTTNATAAGARFSEVDHIKAVGILAVILVHSVRDPWNPEISTPEIWIGIVTRFAVPGFLLASGFLYATTVRIPTKTVLRRLRRLLVPYLLASLLAQLWWIGQGQAHDFPTVVKELLLGSSFGPYYYVFVHFWLVLFVALFAILPRRVLWGLTAVMLLAQIVVQGRLALRFPLFWQLRGPLFWWAYFLIGFMLRLYYEPVRRLLTKHHGVFCALAAAIAMVCVAVAFNQPYSQLGRTATWLYNYAIIALLFGATCGRGEPRWSVRLLADASFAIYLLHIFFVYAAAGLFQPAKDEFDLVVIGGYWCAGLFGSLSVVGLVRTALGPRSRDVIGA